Proteins found in one Lutimonas zeaxanthinifaciens genomic segment:
- a CDS encoding ChaN family lipoprotein, with translation MKLIKISLILLLFLVTSLYAQDKPAYKLYNNKGKEVRYDKMIKELEGRDMVFFGEYHTNPISHWLQLEVAQSLYEVRGKELLMGAEMFDNSLQLVLNEYLMGFYKDDKLIPEVTSKWGNYVTDYKPLVEFAKENGLRFAATNIPRRYASMIYKKGIESLQELSPEARAMIGPDLEKYFDPTVKAYAEMEEKMGEHVPPDMLNIQTSQASKDATMAHFSLKNFNPGDLLLHFQGSYHSNYDQGIIWWINKIQPGLDIMSLTTVTTSEWEEFSEEEINTIADFIIVVPDNMTQTSRRN, from the coding sequence ATGAAACTCATAAAAATTAGCCTTATCCTGCTGCTTTTTTTAGTAACTTCCTTATACGCCCAGGATAAACCAGCCTATAAATTATACAATAACAAAGGCAAAGAGGTTAGGTATGACAAAATGATTAAAGAGCTCGAAGGGAGGGATATGGTATTTTTTGGGGAGTATCATACAAATCCGATTTCCCATTGGCTCCAGCTTGAAGTAGCACAAAGTTTATATGAAGTACGTGGGAAGGAATTGTTGATGGGGGCTGAAATGTTTGATAACAGCCTTCAACTTGTTTTGAATGAATATCTTATGGGGTTTTATAAGGATGATAAACTCATTCCTGAAGTAACATCTAAGTGGGGAAACTATGTTACGGATTACAAGCCTTTGGTGGAATTTGCGAAGGAGAATGGTCTTCGATTTGCAGCTACGAATATTCCCAGGCGATATGCCTCAATGATCTATAAAAAGGGAATAGAATCTTTGCAGGAATTAAGCCCAGAAGCTCGTGCAATGATCGGTCCGGATTTGGAAAAATATTTCGATCCAACGGTCAAAGCCTATGCGGAAATGGAAGAAAAAATGGGTGAACACGTTCCTCCGGACATGTTAAATATTCAAACTTCACAGGCCTCAAAAGATGCAACCATGGCTCATTTTTCACTTAAGAATTTTAACCCGGGTGACTTGCTGTTGCATTTTCAGGGTTCCTATCATTCAAACTATGATCAAGGAATAATTTGGTGGATTAATAAAATTCAACCAGGCTTGGATATTATGTCGTTAACAACTGTGACTACTTCCGAATGGGAGGAATTTTCTGAGGAAGAAATAAACACTATTGCGGATTTCATAATTGTGGTGCCTGATAACATGACGCAGACAAGTAGGAGAAACTGA
- the ypfJ gene encoding KPN_02809 family neutral zinc metallopeptidase, producing MKWQGRRRSSNIEDRRGKSGSEGRGINPMLLGPLIRLLFSKTGLVIVGLFLILSFATGNNPLSLLGNFFTGGPQQTQSAAPYQGSAKENELAEFSAVILANTEDVWNGIFNNYREPTLVLFTGSVNSACGMASSATGPFYCPGDEKLYLDLSFFDDMERKLNAPGDFAQAYVIAHEVGHHIQKLMGTTDKVHALRGRLSEKEYNQYSVRLELQADFLAGVWAHHSQQMTRMMEEGDLEEALNAAFAIGDDRLQKQSTGHVVPDSFTHGTSAQRMKWFKKGFETGDLAQGDTFNANPL from the coding sequence ATGAAATGGCAGGGCAGGAGGCGAAGCTCAAATATTGAGGACAGGCGAGGAAAATCAGGATCAGAAGGCAGGGGGATCAATCCCATGTTGCTGGGTCCGCTGATCAGGCTGCTGTTTTCCAAAACAGGACTTGTAATCGTTGGATTATTCCTAATCCTGTCTTTTGCTACGGGTAACAATCCATTAAGTTTACTTGGGAATTTCTTTACGGGAGGGCCACAACAGACACAATCAGCTGCGCCGTATCAGGGAAGTGCCAAAGAAAATGAATTAGCAGAGTTTTCCGCCGTCATATTAGCGAATACTGAGGACGTTTGGAATGGCATTTTTAATAATTACAGAGAACCTACATTGGTTCTTTTTACAGGTTCCGTTAACTCAGCCTGTGGCATGGCATCAAGTGCCACCGGACCATTTTATTGTCCCGGTGATGAGAAGCTCTACCTCGATTTAAGTTTCTTTGACGATATGGAGCGGAAGCTAAATGCACCGGGTGATTTTGCCCAGGCCTACGTGATTGCACACGAGGTAGGGCATCACATTCAGAAATTAATGGGTACAACCGATAAAGTTCATGCCTTAAGAGGGCGTTTGAGTGAGAAGGAATACAATCAATATTCCGTTCGTTTGGAGCTTCAGGCAGACTTTTTAGCCGGTGTCTGGGCACATCATTCCCAGCAGATGACTCGAATGATGGAGGAGGGAGATCTGGAGGAAGCCCTGAATGCAGCTTTTGCCATTGGGGATGACAGGTTACAGAAGCAATCAACGGGTCATGTAGTGCCCGATTCATTTACTCATGGTACATCTGCCCAAAGAATGAAATGGTTTAAAAAAGGGTTTGAAACCGGGGATCTGGCACAAGGCGACACCTTTAATGCCAATCCATTATGA
- a CDS encoding polysaccharide deacetylase family protein, which produces MSKKETIFLASKKVIFKKSLFFFCFFGVITAAFSQESIASKLGYSADTRLLIIHADDLGVAHSENRASIKAIEEGSVNSASVMMPTPWVMEAANYAKENSETHDFGLHLVLSSEWKNYKWGPVTSKDKVLSLIDEHGYFHNECKSEVNIEEVETELRAQIDRAYAMGLIPTHLDTHMGCLVQTQELMEVYLKMGQEYKLPVLASKMFPPDLLEKYDVRIVLEDILTIMPEQYEKGTVEYYTEAIKNLKPGLSTFLIHTAYDDEELKGMTIEHPDWGNAWRQKDYDFFTSESCKMLLEKENIQLVTWRQLKDAYFTDP; this is translated from the coding sequence ATGTCAAAAAAAGAAACAATATTTTTAGCATCCAAAAAGGTAATTTTTAAGAAATCACTGTTTTTCTTTTGCTTTTTTGGTGTCATTACCGCCGCTTTCAGTCAAGAAAGTATAGCATCAAAACTAGGTTATTCAGCTGATACCAGATTGTTAATTATTCATGCGGATGACCTTGGAGTTGCCCACTCGGAAAACAGGGCATCCATAAAAGCGATCGAGGAGGGGTCAGTGAATTCGGCCAGCGTCATGATGCCTACTCCCTGGGTAATGGAAGCCGCCAATTATGCAAAAGAAAATTCTGAAACGCATGATTTTGGACTTCACTTAGTGTTATCATCAGAATGGAAAAATTATAAATGGGGCCCTGTGACCTCCAAAGACAAGGTTCTTAGTTTAATCGATGAGCACGGATATTTTCATAACGAATGCAAATCGGAGGTAAATATTGAGGAAGTTGAAACTGAATTACGTGCACAGATCGACAGGGCCTATGCAATGGGATTGATTCCTACTCACTTAGACACTCATATGGGTTGTTTGGTTCAAACTCAGGAATTGATGGAGGTTTATTTAAAAATGGGCCAGGAATATAAACTACCGGTCCTGGCAAGTAAAATGTTTCCTCCGGATCTTCTTGAAAAGTACGATGTCAGGATTGTTTTGGAGGATATTTTGACCATCATGCCCGAACAATATGAAAAAGGAACTGTTGAGTATTATACGGAGGCTATTAAGAATTTGAAACCGGGTTTGTCCACATTTCTGATCCATACGGCTTATGACGATGAAGAATTAAAAGGAATGACCATTGAGCATCCTGACTGGGGAAATGCCTGGCGACAAAAGGACTATGATTTTTTTACAAGTGAAAGCTGTAAGATGCTCCTGGAAAAAGAAAATATTCAACTTGTTACCTGGAGGCAGCTTAAAGATGCTTATTTTACCGACCCCTAA
- a CDS encoding SDR family oxidoreductase — protein sequence MKNILITGCSTGFGFLAAQHFADKGFNVYASMRNVNGKNAEAAAKLRNYQSSQNNPIHVIDLDVSSDESVRSATSDLPVIDVLINNAGLGYGGPLEAFTSKQCLDQLDVNIVGTLRVAQAVLPGMRSQNSGLIIQVSSIAGRGAFPGFGVYHASKWGLEGLSESMRYELSPLGIDVVLVEPGPFATNFFGNVIPPSNEEIASSYQHVNDFLEGFGQQVEAAVENPEAPTDPMIVVDIFDKLIETPAGQRPLRTIAGLDFGFQTFNDTVEPLRKASLESMGLAETDGPMLSTS from the coding sequence ATGAAAAATATTTTGATAACAGGTTGCAGTACAGGATTTGGATTTTTGGCGGCTCAACATTTCGCAGATAAAGGATTTAATGTTTATGCCAGCATGAGAAATGTCAACGGAAAAAATGCTGAAGCAGCAGCGAAATTAAGAAATTACCAATCCTCTCAAAACAACCCTATCCATGTCATTGATCTGGATGTTTCTTCTGATGAAAGTGTGAGATCAGCCACTTCTGACCTTCCTGTTATTGACGTTCTTATCAATAATGCAGGCCTTGGATACGGTGGACCTCTTGAAGCTTTCACTTCAAAGCAATGCCTCGACCAGTTGGATGTCAATATCGTAGGAACCCTAAGAGTGGCACAGGCGGTACTCCCCGGAATGCGTAGTCAGAATTCGGGCCTGATCATTCAGGTAAGTTCAATCGCCGGAAGAGGTGCCTTCCCCGGATTCGGCGTCTATCACGCGAGCAAATGGGGATTAGAAGGCCTAAGTGAATCCATGCGCTATGAACTGTCACCATTGGGCATTGATGTGGTACTTGTAGAACCGGGTCCATTTGCGACTAACTTTTTCGGAAACGTGATACCTCCATCCAATGAAGAGATCGCATCCTCTTATCAGCACGTAAACGATTTTCTTGAAGGATTTGGACAGCAGGTTGAAGCAGCTGTTGAAAATCCTGAGGCCCCAACTGATCCAATGATCGTTGTAGATATCTTTGATAAACTGATCGAGACCCCGGCAGGTCAAAGGCCATTAAGAACCATTGCAGGCCTTGACTTTGGTTTCCAAACGTTTAATGATACCGTTGAACCTCTCAGAAAGGCCTCACTGGAATCCATGGGGCTGGCGGAAACGGACGGGCCCATGTTATCAACATCATAG
- a CDS encoding SPOR domain-containing protein → MKNALMILMLCMPFGMYAQEIQVLNNPENDIVNYAFADDSDFFARESKSESVFHKKKEKKGIINWRLANAKLFDDNEFDLNEGMVTFTRDRKTVFFSVNRKIKKVKSENDQGVKTKKSVHLQLFKARVNEDGTWQNLEMLPINGNRFSTGQPALNNDDTVLYFVSDRPESLGRTDIFRVDLNNDGTYGQPVNLGPSINSAEREIFPEIDSQNVLYFSSDIDSENGELNVYASKILENKMSKPVRLDVAKDAGVDAYSSAYMAITPEEADQIEHVMNMGINPVPQNQTTLSQDKTTGKTKYESEAVTDNKEIVSYDFDGNRKIFTIQIGAFQGKAKKEKLDQVDNLFDHIYPDGYHRYYSGIFNSHEEALEHLKSLINEGYEDAYIVRLKGEERF, encoded by the coding sequence ATGAAAAATGCACTAATGATTTTAATGCTATGCATGCCGTTTGGAATGTATGCTCAGGAAATTCAGGTCTTAAACAACCCGGAAAATGATATTGTAAACTATGCCTTTGCGGATGACAGTGATTTCTTTGCCAGAGAAAGCAAGTCCGAAAGCGTATTTCATAAAAAAAAGGAGAAGAAGGGAATTATCAACTGGAGGTTGGCAAATGCAAAACTGTTCGATGATAATGAATTTGATTTAAATGAAGGAATGGTAACCTTTACCAGGGACAGAAAAACCGTATTCTTTAGTGTAAATCGTAAAATCAAGAAAGTAAAGAGTGAAAATGATCAGGGTGTAAAAACAAAGAAATCCGTTCATCTTCAGTTATTTAAAGCTCGTGTCAATGAGGATGGTACGTGGCAAAATCTTGAAATGCTACCTATTAACGGGAATAGATTTTCAACCGGACAGCCTGCCTTGAATAATGATGACACCGTTTTGTACTTTGTGTCTGACAGACCTGAGTCTTTGGGAAGGACCGATATTTTTAGAGTTGATCTTAACAATGATGGAACTTATGGGCAGCCAGTAAATTTGGGTCCGTCTATCAACAGTGCTGAACGTGAAATTTTTCCAGAAATAGATTCTCAAAATGTACTTTATTTTTCTTCGGATATTGATTCTGAAAATGGAGAACTGAATGTTTACGCAAGTAAGATTTTAGAAAACAAGATGTCTAAACCGGTACGATTGGATGTGGCAAAAGACGCTGGAGTTGATGCTTATTCCAGTGCATATATGGCCATTACTCCCGAGGAGGCAGATCAGATTGAACATGTTATGAACATGGGTATAAACCCTGTACCTCAGAATCAAACGACCCTATCTCAAGATAAAACTACAGGAAAAACTAAATATGAATCAGAGGCTGTTACCGACAATAAAGAAATTGTATCCTACGATTTTGATGGTAACAGGAAAATTTTTACCATTCAGATCGGAGCCTTTCAGGGAAAAGCCAAGAAAGAAAAGCTTGATCAGGTTGATAATTTATTTGATCATATTTATCCAGATGGATATCATCGTTATTATTCGGGTATTTTTAATTCGCATGAGGAGGCGCTTGAGCATTTAAAGTCCTTAATAAATGAAGGTTATGAGGACGCCTACATTGTCAGATTAAAAGGTGAGGAAAGATTCTGA
- the ftsH gene encoding ATP-dependent zinc metalloprotease FtsH: MLRQNKKKSEKPANQKGPVYLQNRRKPMFWFYTILFIILAILLFTRYGYGPREISWLEFEQEMLTQNDVEKIEVINQSVANIYIKQDRLSNSKYQELQNKFTRSGSGPHYIIQIGSIENFEKKLEDAQINTVSEDKVPVRYVNQIDWTNILYWILPFALIFLFWMILLGRMTSKGRTGNLFNFTKTTAKITTKETKSKITFDDVAGLKEAKTEIMEIVDFLKNPEHYTKLGAKIPRGVMLVGPPGTGKTLLAKAVAGEAKVPFFFLSGSEFVEMFVGVGASRVRDLFKKAKENTPSIIFIDEIDAVGRSRNRGNFFQSNDERENTLNQLLAELDGFGVNTGVIVLAATNRADILDKALLRPGRFDRHIYLELPSKEERIEIFKVHIRPLKKAKDINIDELSALCPGFSGADIANICNEAALIAARKKRNQVHQEDFLMARDRIVGGLERKNKITSSKEKEIIAYHEAGHAVASWHLRHVDSLMKVSIIPRGKSLGSAWYLPEERQIVTKSQFIDQICATLGGRVAEEIIFGDVSSGALDDLEKVTKQAYSMVAYFGLDKEIGPISFYDSTGKNEQQLVKPYSEDMAQKIDKEVHNLITSSYERTKKLLLDHREELESLTQLLIEKEVVEKHELERIMGKRKKSSYREEKQHKEKQHQ, translated from the coding sequence ATGCTGCGACAAAATAAAAAGAAATCAGAAAAGCCCGCAAATCAAAAGGGGCCCGTATATCTTCAGAACAGAAGGAAGCCGATGTTTTGGTTCTATACTATTCTATTCATCATACTGGCTATCTTACTTTTCACAAGATATGGATACGGGCCAAGAGAAATCAGCTGGCTCGAATTTGAACAAGAAATGCTAACACAGAATGATGTTGAAAAAATTGAAGTGATCAATCAGTCAGTGGCCAACATTTATATCAAACAAGATAGATTGTCAAATTCTAAATATCAGGAACTCCAGAATAAATTTACCCGGTCCGGTTCAGGGCCCCATTATATTATCCAGATCGGATCCATTGAGAATTTTGAAAAAAAACTTGAAGATGCACAAATTAATACAGTCTCCGAAGACAAGGTTCCAGTGAGATATGTTAATCAGATTGACTGGACGAATATTCTTTACTGGATTCTGCCCTTTGCGCTGATTTTCTTATTCTGGATGATCTTGCTGGGTAGAATGACCTCTAAGGGAAGAACCGGGAATTTGTTCAATTTTACAAAAACAACTGCCAAGATTACAACAAAGGAGACAAAAAGCAAGATTACTTTTGACGATGTAGCCGGTTTAAAGGAGGCCAAGACGGAAATCATGGAAATTGTCGACTTTCTTAAAAATCCCGAGCACTACACTAAGTTAGGTGCAAAGATCCCAAGAGGTGTCATGCTCGTAGGACCTCCCGGAACCGGAAAGACCTTACTGGCCAAGGCGGTGGCTGGTGAAGCAAAGGTCCCATTCTTTTTCCTCTCAGGTTCTGAATTTGTTGAAATGTTTGTAGGAGTGGGAGCCTCCAGAGTCAGAGATCTCTTTAAAAAGGCCAAAGAAAATACACCAAGCATTATATTCATTGACGAAATTGACGCTGTTGGGCGTTCTCGGAACAGAGGTAATTTTTTTCAATCGAATGATGAAAGAGAAAACACCCTAAATCAGCTTCTCGCTGAGCTTGATGGTTTTGGTGTAAATACAGGAGTTATTGTCCTTGCCGCCACCAACAGAGCGGACATTCTTGACAAAGCCCTGTTAAGGCCGGGAAGGTTCGATCGGCATATCTACCTGGAACTTCCCTCCAAAGAGGAGCGAATCGAAATCTTCAAAGTTCATATCCGACCTTTGAAAAAGGCAAAAGACATCAATATTGATGAACTCTCAGCACTTTGTCCCGGATTTTCAGGTGCAGATATCGCTAATATTTGTAATGAGGCTGCCCTGATCGCAGCTAGAAAAAAAAGAAATCAGGTCCATCAGGAAGATTTTTTGATGGCCCGAGACAGGATCGTAGGTGGATTGGAAAGGAAAAATAAAATTACTTCCTCAAAGGAAAAAGAAATTATAGCCTACCATGAAGCAGGACATGCAGTAGCGAGCTGGCATTTACGGCATGTTGATTCGCTTATGAAAGTTTCCATCATCCCCAGGGGCAAGTCACTGGGTTCAGCCTGGTATCTGCCTGAAGAAAGGCAAATTGTGACCAAGAGTCAGTTTATTGATCAGATTTGCGCCACCCTCGGTGGGAGAGTTGCCGAAGAAATAATTTTCGGAGATGTGTCGTCCGGAGCTCTCGACGATCTGGAAAAAGTTACCAAACAAGCTTACAGCATGGTAGCATATTTTGGACTCGATAAAGAGATCGGACCTATAAGTTTTTACGATTCCACAGGTAAAAATGAACAACAGCTGGTAAAACCCTATAGCGAAGATATGGCTCAGAAAATTGATAAAGAAGTTCATAATCTAATAACCTCCTCTTATGAGCGGACCAAAAAGCTTCTTTTAGATCACAGAGAGGAACTTGAAAGCCTTACTCAGCTCTTGATCGAAAAAGAAGTAGTGGAAAAGCACGAATTAGAAAGGATCATGGGAAAACGAAAGAAATCTTCTTATCGAGAGGAGAAACAGCATAAAGAGAAACAGCATCAATAA
- a CDS encoding DUF547 domain-containing protein yields MASSLTKKSGELLLLVKNEAEVSNLLDELAHLSLKSLEEQLINDTYKLVFWINIYNSFYQILNKVHQLTAPKIYTSKQIQIAGYSFSLDHIEHGILRKFRYKYSLGYVPNIFIPSMIKKLAVDVIDYRIHFALNCGAKSCPAIRFYSVKDLDQQLDLATSAFLESETKIDAEKREVKITRLFLWFHKDFGGNKGIRKILKNYLHQDFEGYKMKFKNYSWDIHLDNYVEGSFPE; encoded by the coding sequence ATGGCTTCTTCACTCACCAAAAAATCCGGAGAACTTCTGCTTCTTGTAAAAAATGAAGCAGAAGTATCTAATCTCCTTGATGAACTGGCTCATCTTTCCTTGAAAAGTTTAGAGGAACAATTAATAAATGACACCTATAAGCTGGTCTTCTGGATCAACATCTACAACAGTTTTTACCAGATTCTAAACAAGGTGCATCAATTAACTGCTCCAAAAATTTATACATCAAAACAGATACAAATCGCGGGATATAGCTTTAGCCTCGATCATATTGAACATGGTATCCTTAGAAAGTTTAGATACAAATACTCTTTAGGCTATGTACCGAATATCTTCATTCCTTCAATGATAAAAAAACTAGCAGTTGACGTTATTGATTATCGCATTCATTTTGCCTTAAACTGTGGCGCCAAAAGTTGCCCGGCGATTCGATTTTATTCGGTCAAGGATCTAGATCAGCAACTCGATCTTGCCACAAGCGCATTTCTCGAATCTGAAACAAAAATTGATGCTGAAAAAAGAGAAGTCAAAATAACGCGCCTCTTTTTATGGTTTCACAAAGATTTTGGAGGCAATAAAGGAATTAGGAAAATTTTGAAAAATTACCTTCATCAGGATTTTGAAGGATATAAAATGAAGTTCAAAAATTATTCCTGGGACATTCATCTGGATAATTATGTGGAAGGTTCATTTCCGGAGTGA
- a CDS encoding radical SAM protein: METQNIKYGLRGESHLPASSALVSESERKRIKTKIFLRLIKLMNQYTNNPIKSLRLLLRFKKKYKTVFGDAMMTKLAQVDNRYYYRLGSPGFPSLASDNMHKNEISRLISGESVSGLRTLIIAITKQCPLKCEHCFEWNNLNQKEQLSTQDLIGIVRSYQKYGTTQIMFSGGEPMLRKKDIVKILDRSEPGTDFWVITSGLGLNKESAQLLKKHGLTGVMVSLDHHEAEKHNTFRGNSNAYQWAIDAVASSREAGLVTALSLCATRSYIQGNNLPKYMDLAKDLGVSFVQLLEPRAEGRYQGQDVMLNESEIKTLDSIYLKYNNEEKYSSYPIINSLGYHQRKVGCFGGGNRFFYIDTDGDAHLCPYCVGKTHSVLEYHPEELIGKMKDASCHIFENSVL, translated from the coding sequence ATGGAAACCCAAAATATCAAATACGGTTTAAGAGGTGAATCCCATCTGCCTGCATCGTCTGCTCTAGTTTCTGAATCAGAAAGAAAAAGAATAAAAACAAAGATCTTTCTCCGGCTCATAAAACTAATGAACCAGTACACAAATAATCCCATCAAATCACTTAGGCTATTGTTAAGATTCAAGAAAAAGTATAAAACTGTTTTTGGGGATGCAATGATGACCAAGCTAGCTCAGGTGGATAACAGATATTATTATCGACTTGGGTCACCGGGCTTCCCTTCCCTGGCATCCGATAACATGCATAAAAATGAAATTTCAAGATTAATATCAGGCGAGTCAGTGTCAGGATTACGGACGCTTATAATAGCAATCACAAAGCAATGTCCTCTTAAATGCGAGCACTGTTTTGAATGGAATAATCTGAATCAAAAAGAACAATTAAGTACTCAGGATCTGATCGGAATTGTTCGATCCTATCAAAAATATGGGACCACACAAATCATGTTTAGCGGAGGAGAGCCCATGCTGAGAAAAAAAGATATTGTCAAGATTCTGGACAGGTCAGAACCCGGAACTGATTTTTGGGTCATTACCTCTGGACTGGGACTTAACAAAGAAAGTGCACAATTGCTAAAAAAGCATGGGTTGACAGGAGTTATGGTTAGTTTAGATCATCATGAAGCTGAGAAGCACAATACCTTCAGAGGAAATAGTAATGCTTATCAATGGGCAATCGATGCTGTTGCCAGTTCCCGTGAAGCAGGTTTGGTTACTGCCTTGTCGCTTTGTGCAACCAGAAGTTATATCCAGGGAAATAATTTGCCGAAATATATGGATCTGGCCAAAGATCTTGGGGTTTCCTTTGTTCAATTATTAGAGCCCAGAGCGGAAGGAAGATACCAAGGACAGGACGTTATGCTCAATGAAAGTGAAATCAAAACTCTGGATAGTATATATTTGAAATACAACAATGAGGAAAAATACAGTTCCTATCCTATAATTAATTCTTTAGGTTATCATCAACGAAAAGTGGGTTGTTTTGGGGGAGGAAACAGATTTTTTTATATCGATACCGATGGGGATGCTCATCTTTGCCCCTATTGTGTTGGAAAAACCCATAGTGTTCTTGAATACCATCCCGAAGAACTCATTGGCAAAATGAAAGACGCATCTTGTCATATTTTTGAAAACAGTGTTCTTTAA
- a CDS encoding SGNH/GDSL hydrolase family protein: MLRSTNFYFLFFLFVTSLSFSQLTPSDTTRILFIGNSYTYYHSAPELVRQLALEKFPDRTIQVKLVSQGGMTFRRHWESGVAQRAIRSGSWNFVVLQEQSKLGMPLIIDNEVYFGETDLFFEYAKKFDQEIKNSGAETVFFMTWSVKNRPEEQELLTYAYSSIAQELQAKIAPVGLVWDKVRNHKGFDLYARDGSHPSPHGSYLAATTIFSALFNENPVGLSGKISGHQLSSSGNPSLNTNLLVDIPEDDANQIQMESWNLVKQAKENKDFFDLKEPEPHFSIPTLPEGDEINSKNISGKWFGNSTYGSDYLGMILDIKEKNEKLSLGFSFYSPNKKDIMNISDVGIESNQLHFTMVDSLRNLNSRLSFSLESDRLKGLSKSAGSALTVYTHWDLSKEQIYNEIDLVALDQLFEEFETEIEKVGYAEAAMNHYERFSHLINRKYMPEESYLNAEGYNLLREGKIKNALGVFELAMLLYPESVNTYDSFGEALFIAGKKEKALKVVNEGIKLARRTSDASLPVIEATLNKIEQEETIMNDAPPTPAPVPPPPAPPAPPQ, from the coding sequence ATGCTCCGGTCAACGAATTTCTACTTCCTGTTTTTCTTATTTGTTACGTCTCTTAGCTTTTCACAGCTCACACCTTCAGATACAACAAGAATCCTTTTTATCGGAAATAGTTATACGTATTACCATAGTGCTCCAGAGCTCGTCAGGCAACTGGCTTTGGAAAAATTTCCTGATCGAACGATTCAAGTTAAACTGGTTAGCCAGGGTGGAATGACGTTTAGGCGGCACTGGGAATCCGGTGTAGCTCAAAGAGCGATCAGGTCCGGATCCTGGAATTTTGTAGTTCTGCAGGAACAAAGTAAACTGGGGATGCCTCTAATCATCGATAATGAAGTATATTTTGGTGAAACCGATCTCTTTTTTGAATATGCTAAAAAGTTTGATCAAGAGATAAAAAATTCAGGAGCGGAAACTGTTTTTTTCATGACCTGGTCAGTCAAAAACCGACCCGAGGAACAAGAGCTGTTAACCTATGCGTATTCTTCAATTGCTCAAGAATTACAGGCAAAAATTGCTCCCGTTGGTTTAGTGTGGGACAAGGTTCGAAATCATAAAGGATTTGACCTTTATGCAAGAGATGGTTCTCACCCTTCTCCTCACGGATCTTATTTAGCAGCTACCACAATATTTTCAGCGCTTTTCAACGAAAATCCAGTAGGACTATCCGGGAAAATTTCAGGCCATCAATTATCAAGCTCAGGAAATCCCTCCTTAAACACGAATTTATTGGTAGATATTCCAGAAGATGATGCGAATCAAATTCAAATGGAAAGCTGGAATTTGGTGAAACAAGCAAAGGAAAATAAAGACTTTTTTGATCTAAAAGAACCCGAACCACATTTTAGTATTCCGACGCTACCTGAAGGAGATGAAATTAACAGCAAAAACATCTCAGGAAAATGGTTTGGTAACTCAACTTATGGTTCTGATTATCTTGGAATGATTTTAGACATAAAAGAGAAAAATGAGAAACTGAGTTTAGGTTTCTCATTCTATAGCCCAAACAAAAAAGACATTATGAACATAAGCGATGTGGGAATTGAGTCAAATCAATTGCATTTTACTATGGTTGACAGCCTAAGAAACTTGAATTCCAGGTTAAGTTTTTCACTGGAATCAGACCGGCTCAAGGGGCTTTCGAAATCCGCAGGCAGTGCCCTTACTGTTTATACCCACTGGGATCTTTCCAAAGAACAGATTTACAATGAGATAGATCTAGTTGCTTTGGATCAACTCTTTGAAGAATTTGAAACAGAAATTGAAAAAGTAGGCTATGCTGAGGCGGCGATGAATCACTACGAAAGATTCAGTCATCTAATTAATCGTAAGTACATGCCTGAAGAATCTTATTTAAATGCGGAAGGTTATAATTTGCTTCGGGAAGGGAAGATCAAAAACGCACTGGGCGTCTTTGAACTCGCCATGCTTCTGTACCCGGAATCAGTAAACACATATGACAGTTTCGGGGAAGCTTTGTTTATTGCCGGCAAGAAAGAAAAAGCTTTAAAAGTAGTAAATGAAGGAATTAAACTGGCCAGAAGGACCTCAGATGCCTCTTTACCTGTTATTGAGGCTACCCTTAATAAAATAGAGCAGGAAGAAACCATAATGAACGATGCTCCGCCGACACCTGCACCTGTTCCCCCTCCTCCAGCTCCGCCAGCTCCACCTCAATAA